One genomic region from Arthrobacter sp. FB24 encodes:
- a CDS encoding PucR family transcriptional regulator — MHQQDVEQLVEQVAVKLGRGLSLEDLDGVLLAYSSNQSHADRVRVNFLLSKRVPADVKAWQLSHGIATAVRPVVVPANEDLGMLGRVCVPLLVRGFRVGYLWVQQDIDDQSATAILTQLPGVRDELELLSGLLLESNTAESEFRRRREQEFLSACRGEANAVAAVAGWKEVQGRGPWQLVTVLDADGWAEGSDPIASTLIHRSSALQATIGVDAALFSAGTETHAVVLFRESTGRAAHAQVLVHYQLELAKRSGRPVHRIILGTSEGFAKPRQLADAYRQSKQAAQAAAVDSQLGELVDCRATGVYQLLASAGGGAGAWADAGSVYWRILEDHDRNGELLPVLELLYDNDGSVQDVATRLHLHRSSIYNRLGRIRQVLGVDPLKGMVRLELHAALKARRWAGRPRI; from the coding sequence ATGCACCAGCAGGATGTGGAACAGCTCGTGGAGCAGGTAGCCGTAAAGCTCGGCCGTGGACTGTCGCTCGAAGATCTCGACGGCGTTCTGCTCGCCTACAGCTCCAATCAGTCCCACGCGGACCGGGTCCGGGTGAACTTCCTGCTCAGCAAACGCGTACCGGCGGACGTGAAGGCGTGGCAGCTATCGCACGGTATCGCGACGGCGGTGCGTCCCGTCGTCGTACCCGCCAACGAGGATCTTGGCATGCTGGGACGCGTCTGCGTCCCGCTGCTGGTCCGCGGTTTCCGCGTCGGTTACCTGTGGGTGCAGCAGGACATTGACGACCAAAGCGCGACGGCGATTCTCACCCAGCTGCCTGGCGTCCGGGACGAACTCGAACTTCTGTCCGGGCTGCTCCTCGAGTCGAACACGGCCGAATCCGAGTTCCGGCGCCGCAGGGAGCAGGAGTTCCTCAGCGCCTGCCGCGGTGAAGCGAATGCCGTTGCCGCCGTGGCCGGCTGGAAGGAGGTGCAGGGCCGCGGCCCGTGGCAGCTTGTCACAGTGCTCGACGCCGACGGCTGGGCGGAGGGATCCGACCCCATCGCCTCAACCCTGATCCACCGGTCCTCGGCCCTGCAGGCGACCATCGGTGTGGACGCGGCGCTCTTCAGTGCCGGCACGGAAACCCACGCGGTGGTCCTGTTCCGGGAATCTACCGGGCGGGCGGCCCATGCGCAGGTCCTGGTCCACTACCAGCTGGAACTTGCCAAGCGGTCCGGGCGGCCCGTGCACCGGATCATCCTTGGAACAAGCGAAGGCTTCGCCAAGCCGCGTCAACTGGCAGACGCCTACCGGCAGTCCAAGCAGGCCGCGCAGGCCGCCGCAGTGGATTCCCAGCTGGGCGAGCTGGTGGATTGCCGGGCCACCGGCGTCTACCAGCTGCTGGCCTCCGCCGGTGGCGGCGCCGGGGCCTGGGCCGACGCCGGTTCCGTCTACTGGCGCATCCTGGAAGACCACGATCGGAACGGTGAGCTCCTGCCCGTGCTGGAACTCCTGTATGACAATGACGGTTCAGTGCAGGACGTCGCCACCAGGCTGCATCTGCACCGGAGCAGTATTTACAACCGGCTGGGCCGCATCCGGCAGGTCCTTGGCGTGGATCCGCTGAAGGGCATGGTCCGGCTCGAACTCCATGCGGCCCTCAAGGCCCGCCGCTGGGCAGGACGCCCACGGATTTAG
- the ald gene encoding alanine dehydrogenase: MIIGVPKEIKNNEFRVAITAAGVHEFRTHGHTVLVERGAGLGSGITDEEYAIAGAEIVTEADDVWARADMVMKVKEPIAAEYHRFRKGLILFTYLHLAAEPELTRELINSGVTAIAYETVQEGRTLPLLAPMSEVAGRLSVQVGATSLMAPAGGKGVLLGGVPGVRPAKVVVLGAGVAGTNAAAMALGLGADVTILDININRLRELDAQYQGRLKTVASNKYEIEKSVVDADLVIGSVLIPGAKAPKLVTNELVSRMKPGSVLVDIAVDQGGCFEDTHPTTHQEPTYKVHNTIFYCVANMPGAVPNTSTYALTNVTLRYGVALANLGVKAAFEKDPALAAGLNIAAGQVAHHSVSQAHDLPLVADWHELVSA; encoded by the coding sequence ATGATCATCGGCGTCCCTAAAGAGATCAAGAACAACGAATTCCGCGTGGCCATCACCGCCGCCGGTGTCCACGAATTCCGCACCCACGGCCACACCGTCCTGGTGGAACGCGGCGCAGGCCTGGGCTCAGGCATCACGGACGAGGAATACGCCATCGCCGGCGCCGAGATCGTCACCGAAGCCGATGACGTCTGGGCCCGCGCCGACATGGTCATGAAGGTCAAGGAGCCCATCGCCGCGGAATACCACCGCTTCCGCAAGGGCCTGATCCTCTTCACCTACCTGCACCTGGCCGCCGAGCCCGAACTGACCCGGGAGCTCATCAACTCCGGCGTTACCGCGATCGCCTACGAGACGGTCCAGGAAGGCCGCACCCTGCCCCTTCTGGCCCCGATGTCAGAGGTTGCAGGACGCCTGTCCGTCCAGGTCGGCGCCACCTCCCTGATGGCCCCCGCCGGCGGCAAGGGCGTCCTCCTCGGCGGCGTCCCGGGCGTCCGTCCGGCCAAGGTTGTTGTCCTCGGCGCCGGCGTCGCCGGCACCAACGCCGCAGCCATGGCCCTGGGCCTCGGCGCGGACGTGACCATCCTGGACATCAACATCAACCGCCTGCGCGAACTCGACGCCCAGTACCAGGGCCGGCTGAAGACGGTCGCGTCCAACAAGTACGAAATCGAAAAGTCCGTCGTGGACGCGGACCTGGTCATCGGCTCCGTGCTGATCCCGGGCGCAAAGGCCCCCAAGCTGGTCACCAACGAGCTCGTCTCCCGGATGAAGCCCGGCTCCGTGCTCGTAGACATCGCAGTGGACCAGGGCGGCTGCTTCGAGGACACCCACCCCACCACGCACCAGGAGCCCACGTACAAGGTCCACAACACGATCTTCTACTGCGTGGCCAACATGCCCGGCGCGGTTCCGAACACGTCCACCTACGCCCTGACCAACGTGACCCTGCGCTACGGCGTGGCCCTGGCCAACCTCGGCGTCAAGGCCGCGTTTGAGAAGGACCCCGCCCTCGCGGCCGGCCTCAACATCGCCGCCGGGCAGGTCGCCCACCACTCGGTCTCCCAAGCGCATGACCTGCCGCTCGTAGCCGACTGGCACGAACTGGTCTCCGCATAG
- a CDS encoding Gfo/Idh/MocA family protein: MTTEATSGSGQGKPAIRTAVAGFGLSGRVFHAPLIAANSAYSLDVIATSDAGRQSDASGSYPATRLVDTPADILARAGELDLLVLGTPPATHYPLAKAALEAGLDVVVDKPFAVRSAEGQELMELAGRLGRVLTVFQNRRWDGDYLTVKGLLESGVLGDVTRFESRFERWSPEVSKAWKAGATADDGGGVLFDLGTHLIDQSLQLFGPATVMHAELSARRPGEKTDDDVFLALQHESGVVSHLWMNMLCAQQGPRYRLLGSTGGFTKHGIDPQEPYIVAGGGPLDEEYGIEDAEWAGSLGRDGHLDRLSTERGAYPEFYRILADKIHDGGTASPLPLPVDPAGPVEVLKLIEKARELATRRA; encoded by the coding sequence ATGACTACAGAAGCAACTTCGGGCTCCGGCCAGGGCAAGCCCGCGATCCGGACGGCGGTCGCGGGCTTCGGGTTGTCCGGCCGCGTGTTCCACGCCCCGTTGATCGCCGCCAATTCGGCCTACTCCCTGGACGTCATTGCAACGTCCGACGCCGGGAGGCAGTCCGACGCGTCCGGCAGCTACCCGGCCACGCGGCTCGTGGACACTCCTGCCGATATTCTGGCGCGCGCCGGCGAACTTGACCTGCTGGTCCTGGGCACACCGCCGGCCACGCACTATCCGCTGGCCAAGGCCGCGCTGGAGGCGGGGCTCGACGTCGTCGTCGACAAGCCTTTTGCGGTGCGCAGCGCCGAAGGCCAGGAACTGATGGAACTCGCCGGCCGGCTGGGCCGTGTGCTGACTGTCTTTCAGAACCGCCGCTGGGACGGCGACTATCTGACTGTGAAGGGTCTGCTGGAAAGCGGCGTGCTGGGCGACGTGACCCGGTTCGAGTCCCGGTTTGAGCGCTGGTCCCCGGAAGTCTCCAAGGCATGGAAAGCGGGTGCCACGGCGGACGACGGCGGCGGGGTGCTTTTCGACCTCGGGACGCACCTTATCGACCAGTCGCTGCAGCTATTTGGGCCCGCCACGGTAATGCACGCGGAACTTAGCGCCCGGAGGCCAGGAGAAAAGACCGACGACGATGTCTTCCTGGCCCTGCAGCACGAGTCCGGTGTGGTCAGCCACCTCTGGATGAACATGCTTTGCGCCCAGCAAGGACCCCGCTACCGCCTATTGGGCTCGACGGGCGGCTTCACTAAGCACGGCATCGACCCGCAGGAACCGTACATTGTGGCCGGAGGAGGACCCCTGGACGAGGAATACGGTATCGAGGACGCCGAATGGGCCGGCTCGCTGGGGCGCGACGGCCACCTGGACCGGCTGTCCACCGAGCGGGGAGCGTACCCGGAGTTCTACCGGATCCTGGCGGACAAAATCCACGACGGCGGCACCGCCTCGCCGCTGCCCCTGCCGGTAGACCCGGCAGGCCCGGTAGAAGTCCTCAAATTAATAGAAAAAGCACGGGAACTGGCGACGCGTAGGGCTTAA
- a CDS encoding ABC transporter family substrate-binding protein: protein MKNLTKIGGAAALTAALALTGCGGGGTSSGPEAGKGQDSGSDLTKLISINAKDAKDLEPGGTVTLPLGNIGPDFNGFSNNGNSADNTALHRPIDGAGTWGCWNFDFDGTATPNKDFCEDVKSEVKDGKQTITIKVNEKATYNDGTPIDVKAFQNTWNMLKGENKDIDIVSSGAYEFVDSVKAGSSDKEVVVTTTQPVFPLDALFTGLIHPAVNTPELFNTGFTGDMHPEWMAGPFKLDQYDSAAKTVTLAQNDKWWGTKPVLDKVVFRQLETSAQIAAFKNGEIDGVSANTIALYKQLDGTKNSEVRRGQRLFAGGLNLNAQKAPMTDVAIRKAIFTAVDREALRKVRFNGLNWEETSSGSMMLLPFSKYYQDNYPATESGAEAAKKVLTDAGYKPNAAGIMEKDGVPAAFKISNFGDDPTTLAFVQTLQKQLQAGGMDVGIDQRASADFGKVLGSRDFFLSVSGYTVGADATDAVKQFYDSKTNENGLGDAELDAEIKALSSIEDNAERNKAAMEVERKHMAKYFSMGVVMNGPQISFVRTGLANYGPSLFKSLSQVPDWTSLGWEKK, encoded by the coding sequence ATGAAGAATCTGACCAAGATTGGCGGGGCGGCCGCCCTAACGGCAGCGCTTGCGCTCACAGGCTGCGGCGGAGGCGGGACCTCCTCCGGCCCCGAGGCAGGCAAAGGCCAGGACTCCGGCAGCGACCTCACCAAGCTGATCAGCATCAATGCCAAGGACGCCAAGGACCTGGAACCGGGCGGCACCGTGACCCTTCCGCTGGGCAACATCGGTCCGGACTTCAATGGCTTTTCCAACAACGGCAACAGCGCGGACAACACCGCGCTGCACCGCCCCATCGACGGTGCGGGAACGTGGGGCTGCTGGAACTTCGACTTCGACGGCACAGCCACGCCGAACAAGGACTTCTGCGAAGACGTCAAGAGCGAGGTCAAGGACGGCAAGCAGACCATCACCATCAAGGTGAACGAGAAAGCCACCTACAACGACGGCACGCCGATCGACGTCAAGGCCTTCCAGAACACCTGGAACATGCTCAAGGGTGAAAACAAGGACATCGACATCGTCAGCTCCGGCGCGTACGAGTTCGTTGATTCCGTGAAGGCCGGTTCCAGTGACAAGGAAGTTGTGGTCACCACCACCCAGCCGGTATTCCCGCTGGATGCCCTCTTCACTGGCCTGATCCACCCGGCAGTGAATACGCCGGAACTCTTCAACACCGGCTTTACCGGCGACATGCACCCGGAGTGGATGGCCGGCCCGTTCAAGCTGGACCAGTACGACAGCGCCGCCAAGACCGTGACCCTGGCCCAGAACGACAAGTGGTGGGGCACCAAGCCGGTCCTGGACAAGGTGGTGTTCCGCCAGCTGGAGACCAGCGCCCAGATTGCAGCGTTCAAGAACGGTGAAATCGACGGCGTCTCGGCCAACACCATCGCGCTGTACAAGCAGCTCGACGGCACCAAGAATTCAGAGGTCCGCCGCGGCCAGCGCCTGTTCGCAGGTGGCCTGAACCTGAACGCCCAGAAGGCTCCGATGACCGACGTCGCCATCCGCAAGGCGATCTTCACCGCCGTGGACCGCGAAGCACTCCGGAAGGTCCGCTTCAACGGCCTGAACTGGGAAGAGACCAGCTCCGGCTCAATGATGCTGCTGCCGTTCTCCAAGTACTACCAGGACAACTATCCGGCCACGGAATCCGGTGCCGAAGCAGCCAAGAAGGTACTGACCGATGCCGGCTATAAGCCCAACGCAGCGGGCATCATGGAGAAGGACGGAGTCCCGGCCGCCTTCAAGATCAGCAACTTCGGTGACGACCCCACCACCCTGGCGTTCGTGCAGACCCTGCAGAAGCAGCTCCAGGCCGGCGGCATGGACGTAGGGATCGACCAGCGCGCCTCCGCCGACTTCGGCAAGGTACTGGGAAGCCGCGACTTCTTCCTGAGCGTTTCCGGCTACACCGTCGGCGCTGATGCGACCGACGCCGTCAAGCAGTTCTACGACTCCAAGACCAACGAGAACGGGTTGGGCGACGCGGAGCTGGACGCCGAGATCAAGGCCCTCAGCAGCATCGAGGACAACGCCGAGCGCAACAAGGCGGCCATGGAGGTTGAAAGGAAGCACATGGCCAAGTACTTCTCCATGGGTGTTGTGATGAACGGCCCGCAGATCTCGTTCGTCCGCACGGGCCTGGCAAACTACGGCCCGTCCCTGTTCAAGAGCCTGTCCCAGGTTCCGGACTGGACCAGCCTCGGCTGGGAAAAGAAGTAA
- a CDS encoding dipeptide ABC transporter ATP-binding protein translates to MSSETTASTEMTAERLHVAGLHTPGDAPADAVLSVRDLNVRFNSENGVVHAVRGVDFDLLPGKTLGIVGESGSGKSVTSLAIMGLLPATAEVTGSVRLNGRELLGLSDKAMCAYRGNDIAMVFQDPLSSLTPVYTVGHQIIEALTVHHPKMSKQAKEARAVELLRMVGIPSPKDRLKAFPHEFSGGMRQRVMIAIAIANNPRVLIADEPTTALDVTIQAQVLEVLHTAQEETGAAVVMITHDLGVVAGMADDIMVMYAGKPVETGSVDDIYYSPRMPYTMGLLGAVPRVDVAEKSSLVPIEGIPPNLIHTPTGCSFAPRCPLASDACLQGEPELWPVSGPRAAGNPAGSGAHKAACIKTDSLGAEVDVHEIFRAPAVPVSRFDAVPRQERRTVLELKDVRKHFPLLKGSLIKRRIGTVKAVDGLSFDIREGECFSIVGESGCGKTTTLLEIMEFHKDQDGEVTIGGLSNKAASDARTKAAMRKELQMVFQDPTGALDPRFTVFEVLSEPLENAGLAKPAIRKRIMELMELVGLQPDHVNRFPNQFSGGQRQRIGIARALAVNPKLVVLDEPVSALDVSVQAGVINLLDKLRAELGLSYLMVAHDLSVVRHISNRVAVMYLGKIVEIGDVNSVFDNPRHPYTRALLSAIPVPDPQLERTRERIILQGDLPSPLDAPKGCNFATRCPVFAALPAVKQEKCLTLEPPLETAAPSQAAPAARTAGASVQDAGRLATDQQFACFFPDGELDAEMLVVHESP, encoded by the coding sequence ATGAGCAGCGAAACCACCGCCAGCACGGAAATGACTGCGGAACGACTGCACGTTGCAGGGCTGCACACCCCGGGTGATGCCCCGGCGGATGCTGTCCTGTCCGTCCGGGACCTCAACGTCCGGTTCAATTCGGAGAACGGTGTTGTCCACGCGGTCCGCGGCGTGGACTTCGACCTCCTGCCCGGCAAGACCCTCGGCATCGTGGGGGAGTCCGGCTCAGGCAAATCCGTCACCTCCCTGGCCATCATGGGCCTGCTCCCCGCCACGGCCGAGGTCACCGGCTCGGTGCGGCTGAACGGCAGGGAACTGCTGGGCCTCAGCGACAAGGCCATGTGCGCGTACCGCGGCAACGACATCGCCATGGTCTTCCAGGACCCGCTCTCTTCCCTGACGCCCGTGTACACGGTGGGCCACCAGATCATCGAGGCGCTGACGGTCCACCACCCGAAGATGAGCAAACAGGCAAAGGAGGCCCGCGCCGTCGAACTTCTTCGCATGGTGGGCATTCCCAGCCCGAAGGACCGCCTGAAGGCGTTTCCGCACGAATTCTCCGGCGGCATGCGCCAGCGCGTCATGATCGCCATCGCGATTGCCAACAACCCGCGGGTGCTCATCGCGGATGAGCCGACGACGGCGCTGGACGTCACCATCCAGGCGCAGGTCCTGGAGGTGCTGCACACCGCGCAGGAAGAGACCGGAGCCGCCGTCGTGATGATCACGCACGACCTCGGCGTGGTGGCCGGCATGGCGGACGACATCATGGTGATGTACGCGGGAAAGCCGGTGGAGACCGGCAGCGTGGACGACATCTACTACAGCCCGCGGATGCCCTACACCATGGGCCTGCTGGGCGCAGTTCCCCGCGTGGACGTTGCGGAAAAGTCCTCGCTGGTGCCCATCGAAGGCATTCCGCCCAACCTGATCCACACGCCCACCGGGTGCTCCTTCGCGCCCCGCTGCCCCTTGGCGAGTGACGCCTGCCTGCAGGGGGAACCGGAGCTGTGGCCGGTCAGCGGCCCGCGGGCAGCGGGGAACCCCGCCGGCAGCGGCGCCCACAAGGCGGCCTGCATCAAGACGGACTCCCTTGGCGCGGAAGTGGATGTCCACGAGATCTTCCGGGCCCCGGCCGTTCCGGTCTCCCGCTTCGACGCCGTTCCGCGGCAGGAGCGCCGGACCGTCCTGGAACTGAAGGACGTCCGGAAGCACTTCCCGCTGCTGAAGGGCTCACTCATTAAACGGCGGATCGGCACGGTAAAGGCCGTGGACGGGCTGAGCTTCGATATCCGCGAAGGAGAGTGCTTCTCGATTGTCGGCGAGTCCGGCTGCGGGAAGACCACCACCCTGCTGGAAATCATGGAATTCCACAAGGACCAGGACGGCGAGGTGACCATCGGCGGCCTGAGCAACAAGGCGGCCTCCGATGCCCGGACCAAGGCCGCCATGCGCAAGGAACTCCAGATGGTGTTCCAGGACCCCACCGGCGCACTGGACCCGCGCTTCACGGTCTTTGAAGTTCTGTCCGAGCCGCTCGAAAACGCCGGCCTGGCCAAGCCCGCGATCCGGAAACGCATCATGGAACTGATGGAGCTGGTGGGCCTCCAGCCGGATCACGTCAACCGCTTCCCCAACCAGTTCTCCGGCGGCCAGCGGCAGCGCATCGGGATTGCCCGCGCGCTCGCGGTCAATCCCAAGCTGGTGGTCCTCGACGAGCCCGTGTCAGCGCTGGACGTGTCCGTGCAGGCGGGCGTCATCAACCTCCTGGACAAGCTCCGCGCAGAACTCGGCCTGAGCTACCTCATGGTGGCGCACGACCTCTCCGTGGTGCGCCACATCTCCAACCGCGTGGCCGTGATGTACCTGGGAAAGATCGTGGAAATCGGGGATGTGAACAGCGTCTTCGACAACCCGCGCCACCCCTACACCCGCGCACTACTGTCCGCGATCCCGGTACCGGACCCGCAACTGGAACGCACCCGCGAACGCATCATCCTGCAGGGGGACCTCCCCTCGCCGCTGGATGCGCCCAAGGGCTGCAACTTCGCCACCCGCTGCCCGGTGTTTGCTGCGCTGCCTGCCGTAAAGCAGGAGAAATGCCTCACGCTCGAGCCGCCCCTGGAAACTGCCGCCCCTTCGCAGGCTGCCCCGGCGGCCCGGACAGCCGGGGCGTCAGTCCAAGACGCCGGCCGGCTGGCGACGGACCAGCAGTTCGCCTGTTTCTTCCCGGACGGCGAACTCGACGCGGAAATGCTTGTTGTCCACGAAAGCCCATGA
- a CDS encoding ABC transporter permease — MTNLNAVDPAAVAEEARIENDDVVIAKSAIILRRFLRNKTAVAGMVIFLALTVFSFVGGYFTPWDKETIDPFNIGMPPSADHLLGTSQAGIDLYALTVEGTRISIFIGLVVGLVSVLIAAVYGCTMAYFGGKVDKVMLFILEALIMMPALLVVAVATSGGGNGLQENLPSWLLLIIVLLVFSWMGTARLIRSLSMSLMQRDFVKAAQYMGIPARRIVWRHLVPNIGSLLVLDITRGVTGAILAEVAFSFIGIGIKVPDVSLGVLIGQATSQVSTFPWMFWVPLVVMFLLTGSLAMMNDGLRDAFDPSSSSVGSAKMGSAKKGRAQTGKTAKTTAKKSK; from the coding sequence ATGACCAACCTGAACGCGGTAGACCCCGCCGCCGTCGCCGAGGAAGCAAGGATCGAGAACGACGACGTCGTGATCGCCAAATCCGCGATCATCCTGCGGCGTTTCCTCCGCAACAAGACCGCCGTGGCAGGCATGGTCATCTTCCTCGCCCTGACGGTGTTTTCCTTCGTGGGCGGCTATTTCACCCCGTGGGACAAGGAGACCATCGACCCCTTCAACATCGGCATGCCGCCGTCTGCCGACCACCTGCTGGGCACGTCCCAGGCGGGCATCGACCTTTACGCCCTCACGGTCGAAGGCACCCGGATCTCCATTTTCATCGGCCTGGTGGTCGGACTGGTGTCGGTACTGATCGCCGCCGTGTACGGCTGCACCATGGCCTACTTCGGCGGCAAGGTGGACAAGGTCATGCTGTTCATCCTCGAAGCGCTGATCATGATGCCGGCCCTGCTGGTGGTGGCAGTGGCCACCAGCGGTGGCGGCAACGGCCTGCAGGAAAACCTTCCCAGCTGGCTGCTGCTAATCATCGTCCTGCTCGTCTTCAGCTGGATGGGTACCGCCCGCCTCATCCGTTCCCTCTCTATGTCGCTGATGCAGCGCGACTTCGTCAAGGCCGCCCAGTACATGGGCATCCCCGCCCGACGGATCGTCTGGCGGCACCTGGTGCCCAACATCGGATCCCTGCTGGTCCTGGACATCACCCGCGGCGTGACCGGAGCCATCCTGGCTGAGGTCGCCTTCTCCTTCATCGGCATCGGCATCAAGGTCCCCGATGTCAGCCTGGGCGTGCTGATAGGCCAAGCCACGTCGCAGGTGTCCACCTTCCCCTGGATGTTCTGGGTTCCTCTGGTGGTGATGTTCCTGCTGACGGGTTCGCTGGCCATGATGAACGACGGGCTGCGCGATGCGTTCGATCCCAGCTCAAGCTCCGTGGGCAGCGCCAAAATGGGCAGCGCCAAAAAGGGCAGGGCCCAGACGGGCAAAACAGCCAAGACCACAGCAAAGAAGAGCAAATGA
- a CDS encoding ABC transporter permease encodes MFRYLAKRAVTYLLMIFLTTTAGYFLAVSTLQPALLEQERIPRPTPEQVTNSFRLKGLDPTLSPWERYVDWLTAVVTRWDWGRSPNGAFINAEFGDRVWISTRLFLASIVLTLIIGVALGVYTAARQYKFSDRAITSYSYLVYIVPAPIAYFLVQLGAININETVGERILFVTGISTPGLEGNGWVQFLDMLAHYAVPTFAITIVGWGTYQIAQRQYLLDNVNADFVRTARAKGLTRNQAITRHALRVSFIPVAQSIAFTIPAIFAGGFFAEKIFAWHGVGSWSIDAIALQDVNAATATLAYGSVIFAIGAILADFATTLVDPRVRVQ; translated from the coding sequence GTGTTCCGTTACCTCGCCAAAAGGGCAGTTACCTACCTGCTCATGATTTTCCTGACCACCACGGCGGGGTACTTCCTCGCCGTCAGCACGCTTCAGCCGGCGCTGCTGGAGCAGGAACGCATTCCGCGGCCGACGCCCGAGCAGGTGACAAACTCCTTCCGCCTCAAGGGCCTTGATCCGACGCTGAGCCCGTGGGAGCGCTACGTTGACTGGCTGACGGCAGTGGTCACGCGCTGGGACTGGGGCCGAAGCCCCAACGGCGCTTTCATCAATGCCGAGTTCGGCGACCGCGTCTGGATCTCTACCCGGCTGTTCCTGGCCTCCATCGTCCTCACCCTGATCATCGGCGTGGCACTGGGCGTGTACACCGCAGCCCGGCAGTACAAGTTTTCCGACCGCGCGATCACCTCTTACAGCTATCTCGTATACATCGTGCCCGCGCCCATCGCGTACTTCCTGGTCCAGCTGGGTGCCATCAACATCAACGAAACGGTCGGCGAACGGATTCTATTCGTCACCGGCATCTCCACCCCCGGGCTGGAAGGCAACGGCTGGGTCCAGTTCCTGGACATGCTGGCCCACTACGCCGTGCCCACGTTTGCCATCACCATCGTGGGCTGGGGGACCTACCAGATCGCCCAGCGCCAGTACCTGCTGGACAACGTCAACGCCGACTTTGTCCGGACGGCCCGGGCCAAGGGCCTCACCCGCAACCAGGCCATCACCCGCCACGCCCTTCGGGTCTCGTTCATCCCGGTGGCGCAAAGCATTGCGTTCACCATTCCGGCCATCTTCGCCGGCGGATTCTTTGCCGAGAAGATCTTCGCCTGGCACGGCGTCGGCTCCTGGAGCATCGACGCGATCGCCTTGCAGGACGTGAACGCGGCCACGGCCACTTTGGCTTACGGCTCGGTGATTTTCGCGATCGGAGCCATCCTCGCGGACTTTGCCACCACCCTTGTCGACCCGAGAGTGCGGGTGCAGTAG